ATGTCTTCATTGTCTTATAAAAATGTGAGAAATATGTTACCGGGTGAGTCTGCACGCATATCTCCGGCGAGGCCAATCTTTCCACTCTGTCTAAACTTCTGGAAAAGGTTTTGTTGTTCACTTTTCCATTTGTGGATTATGGCAGGCTCCAGGAAGCTCCTGCAATGTCTCCGGAAGGTTTCGTACGTAAAAATTTGTAACTGCATCCCCTTGCAAATCTATGAGAAAAGTTGACGTATTATATAAAGATCATTAATTAAAATTGTGCGGAACTAAAAAACGCTTCATGTGTACCTTTTGTACTTGGATGAATGATCCTCCGGTAAAATACGTTGCTGCAGACAACTGAAGGTTTCCGACCGGAATGCTACCAACAGTGGGCTGGCTCTCCCATTGCCTGTAGTAACTACACTTGGGGCAAAGCTGGTGGAATGCCACATATGTACCCATCCGGCGTAAAGTCACATCACACTTGTTTTTACAAATCGGGCATGTGGCAAACAGCTCACGCAGACAGGTTTCAAACACAATTAACTTGTTATCACCATAGATTGTCCTCTGCACAAACCTAAaggcaaaaaaaattaattactctttttaaatgaaacaacatGTTTTAGTACTTAATTAAACTTATGTGTATATAACTTACGAAATTTCAGATTCCTCAGATATTGTAGAGTCGCCAGGATTAAAGGTTGAGTCATGAGGTTCTCTCACTGACCCTTCttcttcctcttcctcctcctcctcctcctcctccaacTCCAGTCTAGGTCTTTTATGTGGTCGAAATCCAGTAGGCTTTACAGGTGTAGACGAAAATGGTAGATCATAAAGAGCTGTAGTGGTTTCTGTGCCAACACTTTCTAAAGAAACTGTTGCTTGTGATCCTGGAAACAGAAGAACGTATATTTTCATACAAGCATACATACAAAACCTATTATTGTGCAATTATTAAAGTTAAAACTTCAATACTAGAACACATTTAACATAACTTTGCTCCTACTGTGTGTTTCTTTCAGTGTACCAGTAGATAGCTGTGTGCCAACAGATATCTGTGGCAGTTCTGTCTGTGTTCCTACTGACTTTGTGTGTGGAGGTTCAGTCTGACATTCCACCTCCACAAACAAAATGTTTGGTAACTGTTGTGATGTAAAGGACAATATAAAGTAAATGTTCAACCAAAATAGAAGAACATAAATGTATCTCACCACATTAAAAAGATAGAAagtatttgtaaacaatatgTAACTTAAacatcccaataagacattacAGTTTAAATGCCATCATATTTACACGTCTTTTATCATTAATCCAATTCATAAAAACGACGACAGACAATATCATTTTTATACGCATGCAAGCACGCATGTAACCAAACTGGGCTCACACGGTAAACAATGTAAAAATTCAACATGCATTAGCCTACGTGCAAGCGCGATATACTGATAAGACAATACAATTTACATACCATCATCTTTACACGTCTTTTATCATTAATCTAATTCATAAAACGGACgacatacaatacaatttttatACTCATGTAAGCACGTATTTAACCCCACTGGTCTCACACGGTAAACAATGTAAAACTTCAACATGCATTAGCCTAACTTGCGTGCTAGGGCGACATACTGATAagacaatacagtttacatacCATCATATTTACACGTCTTTTATCATTAATCCAATTCATAAAAACTACGACAGACAATATCATTTTTATACGCATGCAAGCACGCATGTAACCAAACTGGGCTCACACGGTAAACAATGTAAAACTTCACCATGCATTAGCCTATGTGCTAGCGCGACATACTGATAAGACAATACAATTTACATACCATCATCTTACACGTCTTTTATCATTAATCTAATTCATAAAACGGACGACATACAATAAAATTTTTATACTCATGTAAGCACGTATTTTACCAAACTCACACGGTAAACAATGTAAAACTTCAACATGCGATAGCCTACGTGCTAGCGCgacatactgtaattaaacaCATAACTtcataatcatacttacaggtagTGGTTCTGAGATGCTTGTTGGTCCATATAAAGTTGGTAATGAACCCTCTTTCATGGTCAAACGTTTTAAAAATCCCGCTTTGAACTCACCGAGATTGGAAAAACAATCGTCAGTAAAATGACGGGAACACAACCAAAGGGGTTTGTTGTACTGCTGTGGTATCGTGGTAAAAAtgaattttaaccactgattcttctgGTCTTCATTTTTTGGCAGTGAAAATAAAGCAAACTTGCCTTTACAACTAAAAACACACTGTCTCCTCGACATGATGTTATCACACCAACTAGGAAGCGTCTGTGAGCCTGGGGGCAgggttttcgtttctcccgggcaaggctgtaggcggagattagtatctcatgtgacgtggataagttcgtgtgacgtggataatatcaggaagaagactcactccctataacgactcgtttcagcgattcagagtcgactccctactttagaagccaataactttattaatcgtgcactttttggttcaacaaCTTTAAacgttgtttacattgatggacagctacatgacacactgcaataaaggttagtttcgattttggatctgtgtggctctttaacaCTGTAAGGGGCCCCTGGGCTTTACCTCATTGTGGGGCCCTTCATTCACCAGAAATACAGCCTACATTCACACAATCTTAATAATAACAAAGTGCAAGTTGTCAGCCTTTTATTTTGCTGAGAAATGTCAACAGAGCAGAAACAAATAAGATGAACAGAGCAGAAACaacttttacagtgtacactgaAAATAATTATGAATTGAATTTAGTACCTTTTTTGAAGGTAAGCGGTCGAAATCAATTTGAgctatatttaaataaacatagtTAAAAGGTAGTAAAGtacatttgttaaaactaatgtagctaaaataaattaatttaaatgttttaaaatatgacgTGAGcttgggaattttttttaacaaatttgattgACATTCAACTTTACTTTTCGCTATTTTTCTCTTTTGAGATCCGCTGTCGTATTTTCGAGACATCTTATCGATTAATTTGTTAGAGTAAATGACGGCAGTTTGCTTATTAAGAATTCAACGTGAGTACGTCACAGTTTGATACAGGCCAATTACTGGACGCCTTCAGAAATGTTTAGCAATAATAGACATTTTTATTGgatttcagacagaaatttaAATAAAGCTCCCCAGATAGCAAATTGGTTATGGGCCTTATCAGGTTGAATTCAGGCTGTTGTTGTGGCCCACATACCGCCATGGACCCCTCCCCTCAAATGGCCCTTAAGCTGCTTGCCTAAAGGATACCTGAACAGTGCCTGAAGCAGGCCAAAATTCACCCACAACTTCTTTAATGTCCCTGTAACCAGCCTTAACTGTCCCAGAACTCTGCCTTAATCCCCAAGTGTAACCCATTAAAGAGCCAAACTGCCAACAACTTTACTAAACCTCACCCAACTTCTCCAGAACCCCCCCAAAACTACACCAATATTATCCCCAAATCCTTAAAACTGAGCCTGAATGCAACCATAATATTTAAtcattattaaataaattaaaaccatgtgttttgaaaatatAGTGTTTTTATTAACACGGAGGTACAAACCCCAGCCAAATACAAGAAAATTAAAACAATAGGAATTAAGAATGACATAACAGTAagcaaaaaacaatacaataaataaaaagcaaagtgtttaataaacaaggcaaaaataaaGTAATTGTGTAGTGCGCAAATTAAACAAACCAAAAGTGTAAATTTTCTTAATACATTACCCACCAACAAAAAACAAGTcacaatacaataaaaacaagtgttaaataagtaaaaaaatgtaaagtgcaCAAATCAAAaaaccaacaaaaaaaaaaggtagtgaatcaacctaaaaaaaaaaaaaaatttagtaaatgtgCAGTGTAATAAAAGAACAACAAAActggttaaaaaaatacaaactatTTACATGTgcaataaaaatataactaaaAAACAATAGCAGCAGaagacaaaataaaagcaacaaTTACAATAACAGATTAAAAATCAAGCAGTAGgttaaaatgttaaacaaagCAGTAATGGACAAAGTACATGTGAACCCAAAAATAAAGGCTGGTTATAAAAGACAAACTAAAAATGTAATATCAGAAGAGAAAAATCAACCAAgcttcaaaaataaaatgagaatAATAGATTTAACCAACAGCAAATCAAGAAAATAATAAGtgtaaaagaaattaaaatccaagttataaaatgttaaacagGAAAGCAAGTGCAAATTGAAGCAAGTAAATGTGCATAAATCAAGTGAAACCAACAAACAGGTAGTAAAAGCCAAAATTGTTCACACGTGCAAAAGTAAAAAATACCTGCAAAAGTAAAAAAGGTGCAAAAGTAAAAGTGCGCAgaattaaaaatacaataaaatcagttattaaaatttaaattttgtaaTGTTCTTTTTTTTCTGCCACCCTCACGATCACCAGCAAAGTAAAACCACCGTCTAATAACTTGTTCAACCTCCTGCTCAGTAATTTGGGCACAAACTGGATTTCTTCTTACAGCCTCTAGAATACGAGCATACAGATATAGAAAAATTagcattaaataaagtgtaATCGAGCATACAGTACAATACAGTATTAAAGATCCAAGACACTACATATTCATTTAATGAATGTCATAAAAACTTCTTCAAACACATCAAAAGCACTTACCAATGACAACACTTTTAAGCTCCAAATTTTGGAATGGCGTTTTTCCATTTAAACCTCTCCAGTTAATGGTTTTAGCAAAGTCATTTTTAATCGCCTGCTTCATTATTCTCCAAACCGTATCCTTCAAGTCCACCCCACCCAGCAATCCAAGTTCGAGTAcctgaaatgttttaaaacacacTTTGTCATTGAACACTTTCATTACTTTTGAATATTAATATGCAATTACTACACTACATAAAATTTATCACAAAATTCAGAAATTAACTCGTTTAACTCGATACGTTTGCTATAGACTGAACACGGTTTAATTATAAGAGTAATGagaaaaatatatgtatgaTATTACAGTAGGCATTAGGTAACTGTTCATAAACGTTAGTTACACCTACCACTTTTCGTCTCGTTTCCGGTGCGGATTGAAGATCACTTTCCAGGGAAGTGAATGATCTTAAATCTTCAACTGGAAAATATTTTGGAGTTAAGTGGTTATCCTCCGTGATCTCACCAACATTGTTTTGTTTGAGATCTTGAACCATTCTTACAAGACGTCTTTGCTGCTCCATAACTATTTCAAGTTTTGTCAAAATGTCATGAA
This sequence is a window from Misgurnus anguillicaudatus chromosome 9, ASM2758022v2, whole genome shotgun sequence. Protein-coding genes within it:
- the LOC141366187 gene encoding uncharacterized protein, translating into MMLPNILFVEVECQTEPPHTKSVGTQTELPQISVGTQLSTGSQATVSLESVGTETTTALYDLPFSSTPVKPTGFRPHKRPRLELEEEEEEEEEEEEGSVREPHDSTFNPGDSTISEESEISFVQRTIYGDNKLIVFETCLRELFATCPICKNKCDVTLRRMGTYVAFHQLCPKCSYYRQWESQPTVGSIPVGNLQLSAATYFTGGSFIQVQKICKGMQLQIFTYETFRRHCRSFLEPAIIHKWKSEQQNLFQKFRQSGKIGLAGDMRADSPGHSAKYGSYTLMHTESNTILDTQLVQSNEVGGSYHMEKEGLKRCHLESSGLTVDYIVTDHHPQIQKYLRERNITQFYDLWHFEKGLSKKLEQLSKNKECDVLKKWLRSIRNHVYWSAITSTTGPEKVAKWTSILNHIQNVHVHENPIFPKCARPDRMSKNPKKWFNPGI